The proteins below are encoded in one region of Streptomyces sp. NBC_00490:
- a CDS encoding CDP-alcohol phosphatidyltransferase family protein produces the protein MEVQETRVQTERVLTIPNILSMARLVGVPVFLWLILRPEFGGPQSDGWALLVLAFSGVSDYLDGKLARRWNQISSLGRLLDPAADRLYILSTLVGLTWREILPIWLTAALLARELVLLVMVGILRRHGYPPPQVNFLGKAATFNLMYAFPLLLLSDGSGWLPSLAAIFGWAFAGWGTTLYWWAGVLYVVQVRRLVRADTMAD, from the coding sequence GTGGAGGTCCAGGAGACTCGCGTCCAGACGGAACGAGTCCTCACCATCCCCAACATCCTCAGCATGGCGCGCCTCGTTGGCGTGCCTGTCTTCCTGTGGCTGATTCTCAGGCCCGAGTTCGGAGGCCCTCAGAGTGACGGCTGGGCCCTTCTGGTGTTGGCCTTCAGCGGAGTCAGCGACTACCTGGACGGCAAGCTCGCACGGCGTTGGAACCAGATCAGCAGTCTCGGCCGGCTCCTGGATCCCGCGGCAGACCGGCTCTACATTCTCTCTACTTTGGTCGGTCTCACCTGGCGTGAGATTCTTCCAATCTGGTTGACCGCTGCACTTCTGGCGCGTGAACTCGTCCTGCTGGTGATGGTGGGCATCCTGAGACGCCATGGCTATCCGCCTCCGCAGGTGAACTTCCTGGGCAAGGCTGCCACGTTCAACCTGATGTACGCCTTCCCGCTCCTGCTGCTCAGTGACGGAAGTGGCTGGCTCCCGTCACTCGCTGCTATTTTCGGATGGGCGTTCGCCGGATGGGGTACAACCCTGTACTGGTGGGCAGGAGTTCTCTACGTGGTACAAGTCCGCCGCCTCGTCCGTGCGGACACCATGGCCGATTGA
- a CDS encoding mannose-1-phosphate guanyltransferase: MKAVVMAGGEGTRLRPMTSSMPKPLLPVVNRPIMEHVLRLLKRHGLNETVVTVQFLASLVKNYFGDGEELGMELSYANEEKPLGTAGSVKNAEEALKDDAFLVISGDALTDFDLTELINFHKEKGALVTVCLTRVPNPLEFGITIVDEEGKVERFLEKPTWGQVFSDTVNTGIYVMEPEVFDYVEADVPVDWSGDVFPQLMKEGKPIYGFVAEGYWEDVGTHESYVKAQADVLEGKVDVEIDGFELSPGVWVAEGAEVHPDAVLRGPLYIGDYAKVEAGAEIREHTVVGSNVVVKSGAFLHKAVVHDNVYVGQQSNLRGCVVGKNTDVMRAARIEDGAVIGDECLIGEESIVQGNVKVYPFKTIEAGAFVNTSVIWESRGQAHLFGARGVSGILNVEITPELAVRLAGAYATTLKKGSTVTTARDHSRGARALKRAVISALQASAIDVRDLENVPLPVARQQTARGSAGGIMIRTTPGVPDSVDIMFFDGRGADLSQGSQRKLDRVFARQEYRRAFPGEIGDLHFPASVFDSYTGSLLRNVDTTGVAESGLKVVVDASNGSAGLVLPSLLGKLGVDSLTVNPGLDESRPTETADVRRSGLVRLGEIVASSRAAFGVRFDPVGERLSLVDEKGRIIEDDRALLVMLDLVAAERRSGRVALPVTTTRIAEQVAAYHGTQVEWTTTSPDDLTRVGRDDSTIFGGDGKGAFIVPEFSGVFDGTAAFVRLIGLVARTQLTLSQIDARIPRAHVLKRDLATPWAVKGLVMRRVVEAAGDRFVDTTDGVRVVETDGRWVMVLPDPAEAVTHLWAEGPDDASAQALLDEWAAVVDSAGR; the protein is encoded by the coding sequence ATGAAGGCCGTCGTGATGGCCGGAGGTGAAGGCACACGCCTTCGCCCCATGACCTCAAGCATGCCCAAGCCGCTCCTGCCGGTGGTGAACCGCCCGATCATGGAGCACGTGCTTCGGCTGCTCAAAAGGCATGGTCTCAACGAGACCGTCGTAACTGTCCAGTTCCTGGCCTCTCTGGTCAAGAACTACTTCGGTGACGGCGAAGAGCTCGGGATGGAGCTCTCCTATGCCAATGAGGAGAAGCCACTCGGTACCGCCGGAAGCGTCAAGAACGCCGAAGAGGCGTTGAAGGACGATGCTTTCCTTGTTATCTCCGGCGATGCCCTGACCGACTTCGACCTCACCGAGCTGATCAATTTCCACAAGGAGAAGGGCGCGCTGGTCACTGTCTGTCTGACGCGCGTGCCCAATCCTCTGGAATTCGGCATCACCATCGTCGACGAGGAAGGAAAGGTCGAGCGTTTCCTTGAGAAGCCGACCTGGGGCCAGGTTTTCTCCGACACGGTGAACACCGGTATCTATGTGATGGAGCCCGAAGTCTTCGACTATGTCGAAGCCGATGTGCCCGTCGACTGGTCCGGCGATGTCTTCCCGCAGTTGATGAAGGAAGGCAAGCCGATCTACGGCTTCGTGGCCGAGGGGTACTGGGAGGACGTCGGTACCCACGAGAGCTATGTGAAGGCGCAGGCCGATGTCCTGGAGGGCAAGGTCGACGTCGAGATCGACGGCTTCGAGCTCTCGCCCGGCGTGTGGGTGGCCGAGGGTGCCGAGGTGCATCCGGATGCCGTTCTCCGCGGCCCTCTGTACATCGGCGACTACGCCAAGGTCGAGGCCGGCGCCGAAATCCGGGAGCACACCGTCGTGGGCTCCAACGTGGTCGTGAAGAGCGGGGCTTTCCTGCACAAGGCGGTCGTGCACGACAACGTGTACGTCGGGCAGCAGAGCAATCTGCGGGGCTGTGTCGTCGGGAAGAACACCGACGTCATGCGTGCGGCCCGGATCGAGGACGGCGCCGTCATCGGCGACGAGTGCCTCATCGGTGAAGAATCGATCGTGCAGGGCAATGTAAAGGTCTACCCGTTCAAGACCATCGAGGCCGGCGCCTTCGTCAACACCTCGGTCATCTGGGAGTCCAGGGGCCAGGCGCATCTGTTCGGCGCCCGCGGGGTGTCCGGCATCCTGAACGTGGAGATCACGCCCGAACTCGCCGTACGCCTCGCCGGCGCCTACGCGACGACGCTGAAGAAGGGCTCCACCGTCACCACGGCCCGCGACCACTCCCGTGGTGCGCGTGCGCTGAAGCGGGCGGTCATCTCCGCTCTCCAGGCCAGCGCCATCGACGTACGGGACCTGGAGAACGTACCGCTGCCCGTTGCCCGGCAGCAGACCGCGCGGGGCAGTGCGGGCGGGATCATGATCCGGACCACGCCCGGGGTGCCGGACTCCGTCGACATCATGTTCTTCGACGGGCGCGGTGCCGACCTGTCGCAGGGCAGTCAGCGGAAGCTGGACCGGGTGTTCGCGCGGCAGGAGTACCGACGTGCGTTCCCCGGTGAGATCGGGGATCTGCACTTCCCGGCCAGTGTCTTCGATTCGTACACCGGATCGCTGCTGCGGAACGTGGACACGACGGGGGTCGCCGAGTCCGGCCTGAAGGTCGTCGTCGACGCGTCGAACGGCAGTGCGGGGCTGGTGCTGCCCAGTCTGCTCGGGAAGCTCGGTGTGGACTCGCTGACCGTCAATCCCGGTCTGGACGAGTCGCGGCCGACGGAGACGGCGGATGTGCGGCGGTCGGGGCTGGTGCGGCTCGGTGAGATCGTGGCGTCGTCGCGGGCCGCGTTCGGCGTGCGCTTCGACCCGGTCGGCGAGCGGCTGTCGCTGGTCGACGAGAAGGGCCGGATCATCGAGGACGATCGGGCGCTGCTCGTCATGCTGGATCTCGTGGCGGCGGAGCGTCGTAGTGGACGCGTGGCGTTGCCGGTGACGACTACGAGGATCGCCGAGCAGGTGGCGGCCTACCACGGCACACAGGTGGAGTGGACGACCACGTCGCCCGACGACCTGACACGGGTCGGGCGGGACGACTCGACCATTTTCGGCGGTGACGGCAAGGGTGCCTTCATCGTGCCGGAGTTCAGCGGTGTGTTTGACGGTACGGCGGCGTTCGTACGGCTCATCGGGCTGGTGGCGCGGACGCAGTTGACCCTCAGCCAGATCGATGCGCGGATTCCGCGCGCGCATGTGCTCAAGCGGGATCTGGCGACTCCGTGGGCGGTCAAGGGTCTGGTGATGCGGCGGGTCGTGGAGGCCGCCGGGGATCGCTTCGTCGACACGACTGATGGTGTGCGGGTCGTGGAGACCGACGGGCGGTGGGTCATGGTCCTGCCCGACCCGGCCGAAGCCGTCACCCATTTGTGGGCGGAAGGGCCGGACGACGCGTCCGCGCAGGCGCTGCTCGACGAGTGGGCGGCGGTCGTGGACAGCGCCGGCCGCTGA